One region of Pseudodesulfovibrio senegalensis genomic DNA includes:
- a CDS encoding FecR family protein has product MRLALVLAFLVLVLALPCAALDFAGSVRTVDGDCRILRGAESLAAETGLHVLQGDVLETGDGSMGVTFRDDTMLSMGPGSRIAVDSFVFDPAEKATDFLVNMTRGTAQFITGQMAKVSPESMKVRTPLSTIGIRGTRFLVKVP; this is encoded by the coding sequence ATGCGTCTGGCACTGGTTTTGGCATTTTTGGTTCTTGTTCTGGCCCTGCCCTGTGCAGCCCTTGATTTTGCCGGTTCGGTCAGGACCGTGGACGGAGACTGCCGCATCCTGCGCGGCGCGGAGTCTCTGGCTGCCGAGACCGGGCTGCACGTGCTGCAGGGAGACGTGCTGGAAACCGGGGACGGGTCCATGGGTGTGACCTTTCGCGACGACACCATGCTTTCCATGGGGCCGGGATCGCGCATTGCCGTGGACTCCTTTGTTTTTGATCCAGCGGAAAAGGCCACGGACTTTCTGGTGAACATGACCCGCGGCACGGCCCAGTTCATTACCGGCCAGATGGCCAAGGTTTCTCCGGAATCCATGAAGGTGCGGACCCCGCTTTCCACCATCGGCATTCGCGGCACGCGCTTTCTGGTCAAGGTTCCCTAG
- a CDS encoding carboxymuconolactone decarboxylase family protein: MKRTENRDTLVHHWQKFKRHLPEMAEAYDGESRAAYAPGHLDAKTKRLMAIAVAVASKCEGCMIFQTDHALEQGATPEEIMEACGVAVSLGGTMAASEVTVVMEYLAELGKI, encoded by the coding sequence ATGAAACGAACGGAAAACAGGGACACCCTCGTCCACCATTGGCAGAAATTCAAGAGACACCTGCCCGAAATGGCCGAAGCCTACGACGGCGAGTCCCGGGCCGCCTATGCGCCGGGACATCTGGACGCCAAGACCAAGCGGCTCATGGCCATTGCCGTGGCCGTGGCCAGCAAATGCGAAGGGTGCATGATCTTTCAGACCGACCATGCGCTGGAGCAGGGCGCGACCCCCGAGGAAATCATGGAAGCCTGCGGGGTGGCGGTTTCGCTGGGCGGCACCATGGCGGCCTCCGAGGTTACCGTGGTCATGGAATATCTGGCGGAGCTGGGTAAAATCTAG
- a CDS encoding YifB family Mg chelatase-like AAA ATPase, which produces MIATVSCAALMGIDAFKVELEVDFSRSGLPAFTMVGLAEGAVRESKERVYSALKNSGYKLPPARITVNLAPANMRKEGSSYDLPLAVGLLAASGVLPAEAVHGWFMAGELSLTGECKAVNGVLPLAMAAHKGQARGLIVPAANAGEAAVVRDLPVYGVESLAQVVALLLGEEDMAPADVDIDTLWAERRNFLMDFSEVKGQEHAKRAIEIAAAGGHNLLFIGPPGSGKTMLAQRIPTVLPPLDFSEALEVTKIYSVAGQLDRTRALMVTRPFRSPHHTISDVGLIGGGRTPLPGEVSLAHRGVLFLDEMPEFKKGALEVLRQPIEDGEVSISRSLVSLSYPADFMLVAAMNPCPCGYLTDDTHVCTCSPLAVQRYRGKLSGPLLDRIDLHVDVPAVPYEDLKQTGSSVDSAGMRERILAARAIQRERFADLPLHTNSELTGSSLEEHCACGADEHAFLEQAVRTLGLSARAYTRILRIARTVADLEAAPAITVDHLAEAINYRTMDRTADGTSP; this is translated from the coding sequence ATGATCGCTACTGTCTCCTGCGCCGCCCTCATGGGCATCGATGCCTTCAAAGTCGAGCTCGAAGTTGATTTCTCCCGCTCGGGCCTGCCCGCCTTCACCATGGTGGGGCTGGCCGAGGGCGCGGTGCGCGAATCCAAGGAACGCGTCTATTCCGCGCTCAAGAACAGCGGCTACAAGCTGCCGCCCGCGCGCATCACCGTGAATCTTGCCCCTGCCAACATGCGCAAGGAGGGCAGTTCCTATGACCTGCCGCTGGCCGTGGGTCTTTTGGCCGCGTCCGGGGTGTTGCCAGCCGAGGCCGTGCACGGCTGGTTCATGGCGGGCGAGCTTTCGCTCACCGGGGAATGCAAGGCCGTCAACGGGGTCCTGCCGCTGGCCATGGCCGCGCACAAGGGGCAGGCGCGCGGGCTGATCGTGCCTGCTGCCAATGCGGGAGAGGCCGCCGTGGTGCGCGATTTGCCCGTATACGGCGTGGAGAGTCTGGCGCAGGTCGTGGCCCTGCTGCTGGGCGAAGAGGACATGGCCCCGGCCGACGTGGACATCGACACCCTGTGGGCCGAGCGCCGCAATTTCCTCATGGATTTTTCCGAGGTCAAGGGACAGGAGCATGCCAAGCGGGCCATCGAGATCGCGGCCGCGGGCGGGCACAACCTCTTGTTCATCGGGCCTCCGGGCAGTGGCAAGACCATGCTGGCCCAGCGAATTCCCACGGTGCTCCCGCCCCTTGATTTTTCCGAGGCCCTCGAGGTCACCAAGATTTATTCCGTGGCCGGGCAGCTGGACCGCACGCGCGCGCTCATGGTCACCCGACCGTTCCGCTCCCCGCACCACACCATTTCCGATGTGGGACTCATCGGCGGCGGCCGCACGCCCCTGCCGGGCGAGGTCTCGCTGGCGCACCGGGGCGTGCTCTTTCTGGACGAAATGCCCGAATTCAAGAAGGGCGCGCTGGAAGTATTGCGTCAGCCCATCGAGGACGGCGAGGTGTCCATTTCCCGTTCGCTGGTGTCTCTGAGCTATCCCGCGGATTTCATGCTGGTGGCGGCCATGAACCCGTGCCCCTGCGGCTACCTGACCGACGACACCCACGTGTGCACCTGCTCGCCGCTGGCCGTGCAGCGCTATCGGGGCAAGCTTTCCGGCCCGCTGCTGGACCGCATCGACCTGCATGTGGACGTGCCCGCCGTGCCCTATGAGGACTTGAAGCAGACCGGCAGCTCCGTGGATTCCGCAGGCATGCGCGAGCGTATTCTCGCGGCCCGCGCCATCCAGCGGGAGCGGTTTGCGGACCTGCCCCTGCACACCAACTCCGAACTGACCGGCTCCAGCCTTGAGGAGCATTGCGCCTGCGGCGCGGACGAGCACGCCTTTCTGGAACAGGCCGTGCGCACGCTCGGGCTTTCCGCGCGCGCCTATACGCGCATTTTGCGCATCGCCCGCACCGTGGCCGACCTTGAGGCTGCGCCCGCCATCACCGTGGACCATCTGGCCGAGGCCATTAACTACCGCACCATGGACCGCACCGCGGACGGCACCTCGCCCTAG
- a CDS encoding glycosyltransferase, with protein MEYHHFIITRFNVNIYPTEFASRLENAWLSLRLDLFQRFCFPTVQAQLNQDFTWLVLFDEQTPPHIRRIIDTYARYPNFEPVYCGAFDTVMPTAVSRMQEIAPDAEWFLTTRLDNDDALSTRFVHCLHEVANSLDEAALQPSDTLYVNFPNGLQWFDGDFYDFEDATNAFVSLMERRHDPHTVFWVDHPSIHEVAPVIQAKTLPLWLQVVHDTNMYNHLRGSKREPGDIVSSFPCNFGA; from the coding sequence ATGGAGTATCATCATTTCATCATCACGCGTTTCAATGTGAACATCTATCCCACGGAGTTTGCCAGCCGCCTGGAAAACGCGTGGCTCTCGCTGCGGCTCGACCTGTTCCAGCGGTTCTGCTTTCCCACGGTGCAGGCCCAACTCAATCAGGATTTCACATGGCTGGTGCTGTTTGACGAACAGACCCCGCCGCATATCCGGCGCATCATCGACACCTATGCCCGCTACCCCAATTTCGAGCCGGTCTACTGCGGAGCCTTTGACACGGTCATGCCCACGGCCGTGAGCCGCATGCAGGAGATCGCCCCGGATGCGGAGTGGTTCCTGACCACGCGGCTGGACAATGACGACGCCCTGTCCACGCGCTTCGTGCATTGCCTGCACGAGGTGGCCAACTCGCTGGACGAGGCCGCGCTCCAGCCCTCGGACACGCTGTACGTCAATTTTCCCAACGGGTTGCAGTGGTTTGACGGCGATTTCTACGACTTCGAGGACGCCACCAACGCGTTCGTGAGCCTCATGGAGCGCAGGCACGATCCGCATACTGTCTTCTGGGTGGACCATCCCTCCATTCATGAGGTCGCCCCGGTCATACAGGCCAAAACGCTCCCGCTGTGGCTGCAGGTGGTGCATGATACCAACATGTATAACCATCTGCGCGGCTCCAAGCGCGAGCCCGGAGACATCGTGTCCTCGTTCCCCTGCAATTTCGGCGCATAG
- a CDS encoding catalase, producing MAGKKKTLTTSFGSPVGNDLNSMTAGPRGPVLMQDVHLIEKLAHFDRERIPERVVHAKGAGAYGYFEVTADLTPYTKAAFLSEKGKRTEVFARFSTVGGEKGSADAERDPRGFAVKFYTEEGNYDFVGNNTPVFFIRDPLKFPDFIHTQKRHPATNLKDADMFWDFLSLTPESVHQVTVLFSDRGTPATYRHMNGYSSHTYKWYNAAGDYFWVQYHFKTDQGIRNLTRQEAGELCGSDPDHATRDLHEAIERGEHPSWTLEMQILTPEQAQDFGWDIFDITKVWPHAEVPPMTVGKLVLNRNPENYFAEVEQAAFCPSMLVPGIAPSPDKMLQARLLSYRDTHIHRLGPNYHLIPVNAPKNAPAANYQRDGAMRTDANGGGAPNYWPNSMGGPVPDGVSDEPHIPLEGMGGRHEFNHDNDDFVQPGNLFRTVMNDRDREHLVGNIVAHLGGAQKRLQRRQAALFYKADPDYGARVAEGLGLEVDEIRALADMTQEERVQATAD from the coding sequence CAGGATGTTCATCTCATTGAAAAACTGGCGCATTTCGACCGGGAGCGCATCCCCGAGCGCGTTGTGCACGCCAAGGGGGCCGGGGCCTACGGCTATTTCGAAGTCACCGCGGACCTGACCCCGTACACCAAGGCCGCGTTCCTTTCCGAAAAGGGCAAACGCACCGAGGTCTTTGCACGTTTTTCCACGGTGGGCGGGGAAAAGGGCTCTGCCGATGCCGAGCGTGACCCGCGCGGTTTTGCGGTCAAGTTCTACACCGAGGAAGGCAATTACGATTTCGTGGGCAACAACACGCCCGTGTTCTTCATCCGCGACCCCCTCAAATTTCCGGACTTCATCCATACCCAGAAGCGGCATCCGGCTACCAATCTCAAGGATGCGGACATGTTCTGGGATTTTCTGTCCCTGACTCCGGAATCCGTGCATCAGGTCACGGTGCTGTTTTCGGATCGCGGCACCCCGGCCACTTACCGCCACATGAACGGCTACTCCAGCCATACCTATAAATGGTATAATGCGGCGGGCGACTATTTCTGGGTGCAATACCACTTCAAGACCGACCAGGGCATCCGCAACCTGACCCGGCAGGAAGCGGGCGAACTGTGCGGCTCGGACCCGGATCACGCCACGCGCGACCTGCATGAAGCCATCGAGCGCGGGGAGCATCCTTCGTGGACCCTTGAAATGCAGATTCTGACCCCGGAACAGGCGCAGGATTTCGGCTGGGACATTTTCGACATCACCAAGGTCTGGCCGCACGCCGAGGTCCCGCCCATGACCGTGGGCAAGCTGGTGCTGAACCGCAATCCGGAAAACTATTTTGCCGAGGTGGAGCAGGCCGCGTTCTGCCCCAGCATGCTGGTGCCGGGAATCGCGCCATCGCCGGACAAGATGCTGCAGGCGCGCCTGCTTTCGTATCGCGATACGCATATTCATCGCCTCGGTCCCAATTACCATCTTATTCCGGTCAACGCGCCCAAAAACGCCCCGGCCGCCAACTATCAGCGGGACGGGGCCATGCGCACGGACGCCAACGGCGGCGGCGCGCCCAACTACTGGCCCAACAGTATGGGCGGTCCGGTGCCGGACGGGGTTTCCGACGAGCCGCACATCCCGTTGGAAGGCATGGGCGGGCGTCATGAGTTCAATCATGACAACGATGACTTCGTGCAGCCGGGCAACCTGTTCCGCACGGTCATGAACGACCGGGACAGGGAGCATCTGGTGGGCAACATCGTGGCCCATCTGGGCGGTGCGCAAAAGCGGCTGCAACGCCGTCAGGCCGCCCTGTTCTACAAGGCCGACCCGGACTACGGGGCACGCGTGGCCGAAGGGCTGGGACTGGAGGTGGATGAAATCCGCGCCCTGGCCGACATGACGCAGGAAGAGCGTGTTCAGGCCACGGCCGACTGA